The sequence TAGAGAGTGTAGCTGAAATGGGCTATAAAGGGGCTCAATTTGCTGGATTTGGTAGTCATACTGCTGAAGATGTCAAGAAAAAGATGGATGAAGTAGGTATAAAAGCTGCGGGTGCTCACGTTCAGCTCACTCAATTAGAAACTCAATTTGATGAAACATTAAGATACCATGAAAAAATAGAAAATGAGTTTATTATAGTTCCATATTTGCCAGAAGAACTAAGAAAGACCGGAGATGACTATAAACGTCTAGCTGAATTACTCAATGATATTGGTCAGAAAGCACTGGCAAGAGGATTTTCATTGGGCTACCATAACCATGACTTTGAGTTCGATATTTTTAATGGAAAGACAGGGTTTGATATTCTTTATGAAAATACAGATGCTGACCATCTGAAAATAGAATTGGATTGTTTCTGGGCTGCTGTGACAGGAAATAATCCGCTAGACATTATCGAAAAGTATGGTGATCGCGTTGTATCCTTGCATATTAAAGATATGAAAATGGACGGTGACCAGAAAATTTCAACAGAACTGGGGACAGGGACATTACCGCTGGCAGAGTATGTAGAGAAAGGTAAAGAACACAATGTGAAATGGTTTATCGTTGAACAAGAACATTTTACAAAAGACCCAGTAGCAAGTGCAGCGCAGAATGCTAAAACATTAAAAAACATTGTTGAGTAGTAATAGTAAAGCAACTAGAATACTGAAGATAAGAGAATTTGCTGCATTATTATCAGAGGAGCAGGTTTGTCTAGAAATGCCGAAATCATTTCTAGACAAACCTTTTTGGTGTGCAATCCGCCTATCGACTCGCTGCACAGAATATTTTGATTTGATAAACAATAGTAAAAACAATACAGTAAATCATAAAAATGCATACTTGTTCAAGGGAAATAATCTAGCTATATTTAACTTAGATTGTAAGCGCTTTAATACAGGGTGAACTATCTACGATAAAACCATTGTATTGAGTCAATCTAAGAATAAAATCAAAGTGTTAATAGGGGGATAACACGCAAAGGAAATCGTAGAAAAATAATATCTGGGAGGGGAAGTAATGCAAAAAAAGGTTTCATGGGCTGGTCCAGTATTAGCCGTATTCTTGAGTCTACTCTTGCTAAATCCAAATGGCTCTAGTGCGGCAGTTATCAACGGGGTAAACGATTCGATGTTTGGAGAAAATATCTTTATTTTTGATGAATCTATGTCGGATAGCGCAATACAATCTATTATAGATTCGAAGTTTGCGGAGATGGAAAATGGAGATACAGGAGCCGAATTTACTGATAAAAGAGTTACGTTCCTCTTTAAACCCGGCGAATATGATGTAGCTATTGATGTAGGTTTTTACACAACAGTAGCTGGTTTAGGGAAAAATCCAGATGATGTAAAAGTTAGCAGCTTTGATGTTGATGCTCAGTGGTCTGAGGGGAATGCAACTCGGAACTTTTGGCGTTCTGTTGAGAACTTTTCAGTAGTTGGGACAGAGGATTCAAGATGGGCTGTTTCACAGGCGGCACCGATGAGACGTATGCACTTTAATAAAAACTTGAGTTTGTGGGATCTAACCCCTTGGTGGGTGGCAGGCTGGGCAAGTGGAGGATTTATTGCTGATTCTGTAATTGATGGGAATGTCTCTCCGGCTTCTCAACAACAGTTTTTTTCTAGAAATAGTAGTTATCAAGAGTGGCAAGGTAGCTTGTGGAATACAGTGCTGGTAGGTGACGAAAATCCTCCTAGTAATGTAAAGCCATATCCCGAAGAGACCTACACGATTATAGATAATACCCCTGTTATTCGGGAAAAGCCTTATCTTTATATTGATGATTCTGGGCAATATAATATTTTCGTTCCAGAACTTCAAGAGAACAGTAAGGGCGTTACCTGGAAGAATGGCTCTACACCAGGAAAGTCTATTTCTATAAATGATTTTTACATTGCTAATCCTTCGGATAGTGCAGCAAATATTAATGCGGCATTAAGTCAAGGAAAGCACTTGTTTTTTACCCCGGGTATTTATCATGTGAATGAGACAATTGAAATTAATAATCCAAATACAATTGTTTATGGAATGGGGTATCCGACAATTATTCCGGAAAACGGGGTAACGGTCATGAAAGTAGCTGATGTAGATGGCGTGCAACTTGCAGGACTTCTTTTTGATGCAGGTGAAGTTAGTTCAGACCATTTATTGCAAGTTGGGCCGGATAACAGTTCGGCTGATCATTCAGCTAATCCTATTTCTTTGCATGATCTTTTCTTTAGAGTTGGCGGAGGCACACAGCTTGGAAAGGCTGAAGTTAGTCTTGAAATCAATGCCGATGATGTGATTGGTGATCATTTTTGGATATGGCGTGCTGACCACGGCGATCATGTCGGCTGGAATGTGAATACTGGAGCAAATGGGCTAGTTGTAAATGGTGATGATGTTACCTTATATGGTCTGTTTGTAGAACACTTTCAAGAATACCAGACATTGTGGAATGGCAATGGAGGTAGAACATATTTCTATCAAAATGAAATTCCATACGATGTTCCAGATCAAGTATCTTGGATGAGTCATAACGGGACAGTTAATGGATATGCCGCATATAAAGTAGCGGATTCAGTCACCTCCCATGAACTATGGGGTGGAGGAAGTTATTCCTATTTCCGTGACGCAGCAGTAAAACTATACAATTCTTTTGAAGTACCAGATGTTGAGGGGATCAATTTAAATCACCTGACTACAGTATGGTTAAGTGGCACCGTGGGAAGTGAAATCACACATATTATAAATAATCTTGGGGCTAGTGTTTCAAAT comes from Sporosarcina sp. FSL K6-3457 and encodes:
- a CDS encoding discoidin domain-containing protein; the protein is MQKKVSWAGPVLAVFLSLLLLNPNGSSAAVINGVNDSMFGENIFIFDESMSDSAIQSIIDSKFAEMENGDTGAEFTDKRVTFLFKPGEYDVAIDVGFYTTVAGLGKNPDDVKVSSFDVDAQWSEGNATRNFWRSVENFSVVGTEDSRWAVSQAAPMRRMHFNKNLSLWDLTPWWVAGWASGGFIADSVIDGNVSPASQQQFFSRNSSYQEWQGSLWNTVLVGDENPPSNVKPYPEETYTIIDNTPVIREKPYLYIDDSGQYNIFVPELQENSKGVTWKNGSTPGKSISINDFYIANPSDSAANINAALSQGKHLFFTPGIYHVNETIEINNPNTIVYGMGYPTIIPENGVTVMKVADVDGVQLAGLLFDAGEVSSDHLLQVGPDNSSADHSANPISLHDLFFRVGGGTQLGKAEVSLEINADDVIGDHFWIWRADHGDHVGWNVNTGANGLVVNGDDVTLYGLFVEHFQEYQTLWNGNGGRTYFYQNEIPYDVPDQVSWMSHNGTVNGYAAYKVADSVTSHELWGGGSYSYFRDAAVKLYNSFEVPDVEGINLNHLTTVWLSGTVGSEITHIINNLGASVSNNDANMVANISQFLGGGNEGTGIERDEWIVTTNVAGSSVDLHLIRDGNEGTRWTTGTPMVPGQSLTIDLKAKQKFNQIIMESAGSADDYARGYEIFVSNDGTNWGNSIVTGTGNNARIIVDFANQTARYIKIVQTGTHDNWWSIAELFVNNDGNDQGNGEGPGYEWSVTTNITGSSTDPALIIDGDEGTRWTTATPMIPGQSLTVDMKSQRNISQIILKQGGGDYARGYEVYISNDGLGWGNPIASGPSDESTVTIDFPAQTARFLKIVQTGTHDNWWSVNELVVNNTNS
- a CDS encoding sugar phosphate isomerase/epimerase family protein; this encodes MENVGLQFWSIKEAVEKDLLGMIESVAEMGYKGAQFAGFGSHTAEDVKKKMDEVGIKAAGAHVQLTQLETQFDETLRYHEKIENEFIIVPYLPEELRKTGDDYKRLAELLNDIGQKALARGFSLGYHNHDFEFDIFNGKTGFDILYENTDADHLKIELDCFWAAVTGNNPLDIIEKYGDRVVSLHIKDMKMDGDQKISTELGTGTLPLAEYVEKGKEHNVKWFIVEQEHFTKDPVASAAQNAKTLKNIVE